The Triticum aestivum cultivar Chinese Spring unplaced genomic scaffold, IWGSC CS RefSeq v2.1 scaffold156620, whole genome shotgun sequence genomic sequence CAGGCTTTGTGGGCAGAGCAGGATAACTGTGACCCTCTGGAACTCTATGATGCGGCTTGCATCGAGTCAGGGCGCAAGTGGATTgcacgcaggcgtgtgctgaaaCTGTTGGAGGGGCTTAGAGGTTGCTTTCATGGCAGGAGGGCATCCCTGTTGCACCAACCTCTCCTGCCCTCTATTGAGGAGACTATTGCTGCAATGTCTCAAGAGGAGGTGTGGCTATCTCTTGAGCATGCAGACATGAAGGTTGTGCCGGCTTCGACATTTGCAGTCACTGAGCGCATGGAGTGGAGCGATCCCAACAAATGTCATATCTGTGGGGAGGTAGGTCACTGGAAGTGGGCGTGTCCAACTCGTGGCAGAGGCAGGGGATACGACAGAGGGGGAACTGGCAGAGGCAGGCGTGGTAGAGGCAGAGGTGGATACTCAGGGACCTCAAGGGGCCAGGCTTCTATGGGTAGAGGTGGCTACTCAGGACACTTAGGGGATCAGAGGGCTCACATGACAGTGGCAGGAGACATTGGGACGTCACAAGGCAAAGATGCAGCTGATGCTGACTATGGAGACTTTGCTCTCTGGGCCTCCACTGATGAAGGTAATCCGGATGAGGCATGTCTTGCTTCTAATGAGAGTGCTCCAGAGTGGGTTCTTGACTCTGGAGCATCTAAGCATGTTGCTAGTAATTCCTGCATGTTTGAGTCTTACCATAAGCACCCTCCGTCTCACACGGGCACAATGCAAACTGCTGATGGCACAAACCAGCCTgtcataggggttggcacagtcAAGtgcactccgaccatctccctatCCTCAGTGTTACATGTGCCAGCTTTTCCTGTCAATTTGGTCTCTTTCAGTGCTCTAATTGATCAAATTGACTGTCGT encodes the following:
- the LOC123177667 gene encoding uncharacterized protein; amino-acid sequence: MSEPTGLAEAFEKLAKILEESKSGAIVPRQEVAQKIELSPMDMKLEGATNYLSWSRRALLAVEQKELDGHLLGAVAEPGDKTTVEGKRWKVINSVLIGWLLNSVVPPIGRSVEGLSTSAAIWTTLSTLYSGKGNVMLIAQIEGKISRLHQGDDMSVMTYVAELQALWAEQDNCDPLELYDAACIESGRKWIARRRVLKLLEGLRGCFHGRRASLLHQPLLPSIEETIAAMSQEEVWLSLEHADMKVVPASTFAVTERMEWSDPNKCHICGEVGHWKWACPTRGRGRGYDRGGTGRGRRGRGRGGYSGTSRGQASMGRGGYSGHLGDQRAHMTVAGDIGTSQGKDAADADYGDFALWASTDEGAPDEPDGWDWHQA